Sequence from the Penaeus monodon isolate SGIC_2016 chromosome 43, NSTDA_Pmon_1, whole genome shotgun sequence genome:
TCACGCACTTACAAAACGTTAAATTGTTTCACTAAATTGATGAATGAAATATATGGAAACCACGCTATGCAAGCGATTCACTTCTCTGTTTGTtgcttaagaaatatataatcgcGATGCCTAACTATATTTAATTTCAGAAACTAcaattttaaaatctgttttgTTTCTCGCGGAATTCAAAGCAGAGTGATATATGTTGCAGCAAAGTATCCTGAAGCAAACATATCTTGGTCACAGCTTGTTAGAAACTGGGCAATGTGACGCCTTTGAGTTTTGAAGATACCTAGCAACCACTCcttgcggtgataataataattgttacttgGGTTCTATCACGTGATTGAGACAACTATCTTAGTAAAATAGCTTGTAGTAATTTTAGCAGTAATTATGGTTAATGCTGATAATTACCCATCCTTCATTGAATGTTATAAATGGCTGGCCATGAAAGCTTCTTACTGATACccatttttacattttcctctcTGTCATCAGTGTAAAAAGGAAAGACGAATCGTATTTCGCAAGAAGTGAACTCGAAAAGCAGACACGATACGTGGAAATTCACGCCGCCGTCTTGGGATATCCCGACTGGCAAGGTgaagttgggagggggaggggaggcggccgCCAGTTCCTGTATATAAGAGACGTTGCATCTCCTACTCTCCACATTACGCCGCTAAATTCTAACCAACAATGAATGTGAGTGCTTGTTACAAGATGAATCATAATAACTCTATTTTTTGAGACTCAGatgttcataatgaaaataattgattcATTGTCAATAACAACGTTAAACCAATATTCAGCATGATGAATAACTTCGTTATCTCCTCTTGCAGAGCATCAAAACCGTGATTGCGTGTTGCCTTCTGGTGGCCGTTTCCGCCGGTGTAGACCGAAGTAGAAGTGGACGAGGATCCAACAGATTCCTTCCTGGAGGTTTAGGTGGCGTCCACGGAGGCGGTCTctttggcggcggcggcggtttcCACGGTGGTAGTGGGATTATCGGAGCTGGAATCTCCAATGGCCCAAGCCAATGCAGGTATTGGTGCAAGACTCCAGAAGGTCAAGCCTACTGCTGCGAGACGGTGCACGAACCAGAGACACCTGTTGGTACCAAGCCACTAGATTGCCCACAAATCCGTCCCACATGCCCACGTTTCCATGGGCCCCCCAGTACCTGTTCCAACGACTACAAGTGTGCTGGCCTCGATAAGTGTTGCTTCGACAGGTGTTTGGGAGAACACGTATGCAAACCTCCctcatttttcaataatcatCTCCCTTTTTAAAGGTAGTGATGTCTAATAAAAAGTAGTTTTCCGCTTGATAACGGAAGATAAGAGATCTGtgatgtgtatatacctatatgatgATAAATCCTTATATGTTTATacttccttttttcccatcaTATAGATTATAAGGATCAATTTGAACACTGATGTAAagtattttaaacaatatatgctGATCCATCTCAGTGacgttttattcatcatttatttatttcttaatattcttTTCCAAGATTACatggtaaaatatattaaaagaaaatagttgGCTTTATGAATGTTgcctaaaatacataatatagacaATAGTTTCGACGGAGATTTTCTTTGAGATTTTGCAAGGTATTATAACATATGATCATTGTTCTGAAAGTAAGAAGAAAGATTAAGAATCCATTCCCATTTACATACACGATCATACGTATACATTTACTAATGTCttcaaacacgtacacacattggcacccacactcacacaaataaattagtaaatatatatacattatatgtaatgcATTCATGCAGATGTCCAGAAAACAGAGATAAGtttgaaaaataattacattaattacaaGTTATAGCTTAGaagtaatagaaaaaaggaaCACTGTGCTGAGTGCCGCAATTGATGGAGAGGCAGGTGATGAAAAATACGTAATGGAAAAGAAAACAGTTATCCTATCCTGCATAAATGCAAATGTGAAAGAAACAAAAGGGCAAACAAGACAAAGGGGCAAATGTTGACACTGAAGATATACTAAACAAAATACATGGATATGTTATAAATAGTTAtctagtcctggtcagggagggttgttatttatcgatatcaatgcgtgattgtattattccatctttcataaatatacctcagtacacctgacttaggatttgaattgctaaatcaatttttaccgagtgcccacggggagtgtgcgtaaaacttcgctatcaatTACAGAagaatgagtagataggtaatgtctatggagctagtgagatcctagttgcacactccttttagtgggtcgtgtggcatggttggtttagcactggcctccggtttcatacccggagtgaccaaggttcgagtcctggtcagggagggttgttatttatagttATTCGAGTTTTGACTGTGATATAAAATTGCCTGTAAGATATTCAGCATCCAAATGtcctccatttatttttttgttcaataaATGGCTAATGTCAGAATTTCTACTAAAACAAATGAAActagtcataatgataaatatataaacaagactATTCTCTTTCATATGCAACAAACCGTGCCTCTCCGTCTtcgcccctttcttctcccttcattaGTTCTTGTTTTCCTAGGATATAAATACAATCCACCCCTACAAATATCCCAAACCAGACACATATTTTCATGATGACTAAACTAGAACTGGATACTGTGACGTCATCGGGTTGAAAACGAgcaacaacccctccccctcccacctcctcctctcctctccaggtACGATCCGGGCATCCCAGTACATTGCCGTTTGGATTTCCTGATTGAATAACCTGTCATTTTCTGCTTCTTAACTAAATCGCTTCTCGTCATTCTATTGATGcagttaataataaggatagtaaaaataaaatcaatggtaatgatatcaatgtTATAGGTAATGCTAACTGTaattaataaagatgaagataatgatatctaTACCAACAGTTGAAATGAGGATAGAAGATAAAAATTCTGTGATTTGTAggtatctattttttataatagatttgaaatctatattttcttgcatttgcatttctttattcgtttattatAATCAAATCGAATAGTGATATGGAGTACTTAACAGAAACGTTTATATACTTTTTCGCAAGCAtaaacacacgtatgtatgtatttacacacatacaattcttgtatattaaattatacatacatatacgtatatatttatataatatatatatacacaaataaacatatgtatgtatgtatgtatatacgcacacacctgtttatattcatatatgtttgtatatatgtatatattgtacatatgatatatgcatacatatccggCCATCCCGGTATTCAAAAGGCAAGGATAATGATTAGTTATGAAACACTGTtcagcctttttcccttttaaagttagTGATCAGACGACAATTTTCTATGTGAAATCTGCAATTCATGTATCAAAAtttcaaataat
This genomic interval carries:
- the LOC119568054 gene encoding uncharacterized protein LOC119568054; the protein is MNSIKTVIACCLLVAVSAGVDRSRSGRGSNRFLPGGLGGVHGGGLFGGGGGFHGGSGIIGAGISNGPSQCRYWCKTPEGQAYCCETVHEPETPVGTKPLDCPQIRPTCPRFHGPPSTCSNDYKCAGLDKCCFDRCLGEHVCKPPSFFNNHLPF